The following nucleotide sequence is from Acetivibrio cellulolyticus CD2.
AAAGAAAAAAACATAAATTTAAAAAGGCAAAAGTTTTTTACATGCCTTATTATTACGCCACCAACAATATTTTCTACTATATCTAATTATTTAATGACAGCGATTGGGAATCATATTGTGTGGAAATATAACAGTGTTGCGGTTGTTATTCTTGTAACTGTTTTTATAGTTGCAAGTGTAAAATATGGTGTTATGGGTGTAAGTGTAAAATTTGAAAAAAATAAAATCGAAAGTACAAGAAAGTCGATAACATTAGGAACTGCAATTTTGACACATACAATTAAAAACGAAATAGCTAAAATATCTATTTGTACAGAGAATCTTAAGCACTATATAAATAGTGAAAAAAGTGTTGAGCAGATTAAAAAGGTTTCAATAGATGATTTTAATCAAATGGATTTATCATTTTCTCATATGACAAACATGATGAAAACCATAAACAGTAATCTTTGCGAAATATCATTGGAAATTGTACAGAAGAACCTTGTAAGTCTGATAGAGGAAAGTCTTTTATTAGTAAAACCTCTTCTTAACAACAAACAAATTTCAATACAAAGAAATTTTGAATTAGAGGTTTCCTTAGAGTGTGATCCTTTGCACATAAAAGAAACCCTCATAAATATATTTAAAAATTCTATAGAAGCTATGTCAAAAGGCGGCTGTATTACTATAAATACATATAGTATTGGAAACTGGGTTGTTGTTGAAATAAATGATAATGGAGTAGGAATTGACAGTGAAAATATGGCATATATATTTGAACCCTTTTTTTCAACAAAAAGCACATGTTTAAATTATGGTCTAGGTCTTTCGTATTGTTATAATGTTATGGAACAACATGGAGGCAAACTGGAAGTTAACAGCACAAAAGGTATTGGAACTTCAGTTTGTTTGAATTTCAATATTAAGAATGTACACATTTTAAATAATGTATATTGTAAAGAGGTTTTATTATATGGAGAAAATAAAAATATTACTTGTTGATGACGATTATTCATGGCAATCAACTATGTCAAGGTTCCTTTGTAAGGAAGAAGATATGATTGTATCAGGGATGGTTGGTTCTAAAAAAGAAGCAATTGATTTTATTAAATCTATTAAAGTTAATGTAATATTAATGGATATAAACTTAACTGAAAATAATATGGATGGAATAGAAACAGCTGTAGAAATATCCCAAATATGTGAATCAAAGATTATTATGCTGACATCAATAAGAAGGGAAGATATAATAATTGATTCATTCACAGCCGGAGCGATAAATTTTATTTATAAAGACGATTATAAACAAATTCCTGACCTGATAAGAAATGTATGCAAAAATTCAACGCCTTATGAAGTACTTATTAAGGAATATCAAAAGCTTAAAAAGGAAGAACAAATAAAAGATCTCTCTCGTTGCGAAAAGGAAGTATACAATCTAATGGAGGAAAATAGAACAAGACGTCAGATTGAGGATATATTAGATAAGAGCGAAAATACAGTTAAAAAGCTAATACGACAAGTATTGAAAAAGCTTAAAGTTAAATCTTCCAAGGAAGCAGTTGAAAAAGTAAATAAATTGGGTATTGAAAAAAAAACGAGATAAAAAAGGGTGTAGAAAATACACCTTTTTTTATCATTATGGGTGTCATTGTGGCACATTCTTTTAACTGAATTCTTGTGCTAGTATTAATTCAAATAAAGATTAAATGAGGGGGTATTTTTAATGAACAGAAGTAAAAAAATATCATGTTTTACAGTAATTATTGCTTTGCTGTTTTCTTCATTAAGCACCGTAGTATTTGCATCTGATACATGGACAACTTTAACGAATTTAAGCAGCGCCAGGTATAGTCATTGTTCGGCGGTTATAGGAGATAAGATTTATACAATAGGTGGATATAATGGAAGCAGTAAATTTAATATAATTGATGAGTATGATGTTAATCAAAAAGTATGGAAAAGAAAAGCAAATATGCCTTTAGCCTGTTCCAATGCAAGCTGTGCAGTTTATGACGGGAAAATATATGTGTTCGGTGGCGTCAACACAAGTCCCATGAACGATCTTCAGGTTTATGATCCAGCTACCGACACGTGGACAAAAAAGACAAATATGCCTACACCAAGATATGGTGCGGATTCGGTGGAATTAAACGGAAAAATCTATGTTATAGGCGGATATACTAGTGTTAATGGTAATTTGGATAATGTAGAAGTTTACGACCCTATAAATGATAAGTGGACTACAAAACAAAGTATGCCAACAAAAAGAAGATATTTGAAAGCTATTGTGTTCGACAATAAAATTTATGCTATAGGAGGTTTAAATTCTGCTGCTTTAAATACAATAGAAGAATATAACCCAGATACGAATACATGGACAACGAAAGCTGGAATGATTGTACCTCGCTATGGGTTTGGAGCTGGAATTATTAACAACAAAATTTATATTTTTGGCGGAAAAAGCAGCAGTAATGTTCTAAATAATGTTGAGTATTTTGACCCTATATCAAATAACAGCACGCAGAAAGAAAGTGTTATCACTGCCAAGTTTTTATTCACCTGTGAGGTAATTAATAACATTGCTTATATAATTGGTGGATATAATGGAACTAAAGCTTTGAATACTTTTGAGGCATATGATTATAGAGAAGATAACTGGGCTAAAAAGATGCCTATGAAAGCTGCAAGACAAGCTCCTGCATCAACACAATATGAGTCGAAAATTTATGTTTCTGGAGGAAACAACGGTTCTATAGTAAATAGCGTTGAAGTTTACGACCCGGTGACGAATAACTGGTCAACATCATTAAGCATGCCCACTGCAAAATATTGCCATGCAATGGTTACTGTTGATGGCAAGATTTATAGTATTGGGGGACTTAATGGCAGTGCACTGAAAAAAGTCGAAGTATATGATCCTATAAAGAATGCATGGGAAACAAAATCTGATATGCCGACAGCAAGATATAATATAAGCGCTGTTGTTTTGAACAAAAAGATCTATGTTTTAGGTGGTACTACTGGCTCGGTTACTGTTAATACGCTTGAAGTGTATGATACGGAGAACAATATATGGTCTAAAAGAACAGGTATGCCGACAGCAAGATTAGGTCTGGACGCTGTTGAGTTGAATGGAAAGATTTATGCCATTGGAGGGAAAGGTACAGATAACACAAATGTTGTTTAAGAATATAATCCAGAAGATGATTCTTGGACAACAAAAGCTCCAATGCCTCAAGCTAAAAGGTTTTTGAGTGCTTCTGCTTTGAATGGAAAGATATATGTTTTTGGAGGTTATACAACTGTTACAGTAAAAAATGTACATGAATTTGATCCAATAAACAATACATGGACGACAAGAGGTTCAATGTTCGATCCTAAATATGGTTTTACTACTGAAACAGTTGGAAACAAAATATATACTTTCGGAGGGTATACAACCACTTATACAAATTCTGTTGAAGAATACACACCTCCAAGGGATATTCCAAACTCTCCGGAAGGACTCAATGTAGAAGAGTCGGAAAATTCACTTCTTGTTACATGGAATGAGTCTGTTGATTCAAATTCTTATGATCTTATGATAAACGGCTCAGAGATAAATAATTTATCAAACCCATCGTATTTGATTAATGATATAGAAGAAAATATGACTTATACTATATCAGTAAGAGCTGTTAATGAAGCAGGTGCAAGTCCTTGGAGTGTAACAATA
It contains:
- a CDS encoding fibronectin type III domain-containing protein, which codes for MPQAKRFLSASALNGKIYVFGGYTTVTVKNVHEFDPINNTWTTRGSMFDPKYGFTTETVGNKIYTFGGYTTTYTNSVEEYTPPRDIPNSPEGLNVEESENSLLVTWNESVDSNSYDLMINGSEINNLSNPSYLINDIEENMTYTISVRAVNEAGASPWSVTINFTSKTEEIPTQTPTPSPTLPVLTPSETTGTPEFTPSATPVITDFETPSATQNVTPTVTPTITPTATPTSISTEIPSIISPMDFPEDIQNILLNLTTRESIEVLKNQVSVIEDKISNLPEGEEKDILMSKYQRIDLAIKIADILLDFKELGL
- a CDS encoding sensor histidine kinase, translated to MWKYNSVAVVILVTVFIVASVKYGVMGVSVKFEKNKIESTRKSITLGTAILTHTIKNEIAKISICTENLKHYINSEKSVEQIKKVSIDDFNQMDLSFSHMTNMMKTINSNLCEISLEIVQKNLVSLIEESLLLVKPLLNNKQISIQRNFELEVSLECDPLHIKETLINIFKNSIEAMSKGGCITINTYSIGNWVVVEINDNGVGIDSENMAYIFEPFFSTKSTCLNYGLGLSYCYNVMEQHGGKLEVNSTKGIGTSVCLNFNIKNVHILNNVYCKEVLLYGENKNITC
- a CDS encoding Kelch repeat-containing protein, producing the protein MNRSKKISCFTVIIALLFSSLSTVVFASDTWTTLTNLSSARYSHCSAVIGDKIYTIGGYNGSSKFNIIDEYDVNQKVWKRKANMPLACSNASCAVYDGKIYVFGGVNTSPMNDLQVYDPATDTWTKKTNMPTPRYGADSVELNGKIYVIGGYTSVNGNLDNVEVYDPINDKWTTKQSMPTKRRYLKAIVFDNKIYAIGGLNSAALNTIEEYNPDTNTWTTKAGMIVPRYGFGAGIINNKIYIFGGKSSSNVLNNVEYFDPISNNSTQKESVITAKFLFTCEVINNIAYIIGGYNGTKALNTFEAYDYREDNWAKKMPMKAARQAPASTQYESKIYVSGGNNGSIVNSVEVYDPVTNNWSTSLSMPTAKYCHAMVTVDGKIYSIGGLNGSALKKVEVYDPIKNAWETKSDMPTARYNISAVVLNKKIYVLGGTTGSVTVNTLEVYDTENNIWSKRTGMPTARLGLDAVELNGKIYAIGGKGTDNTNVV
- a CDS encoding response regulator, translating into MEKIKILLVDDDYSWQSTMSRFLCKEEDMIVSGMVGSKKEAIDFIKSIKVNVILMDINLTENNMDGIETAVEISQICESKIIMLTSIRREDIIIDSFTAGAINFIYKDDYKQIPDLIRNVCKNSTPYEVLIKEYQKLKKEEQIKDLSRCEKEVYNLMEENRTRRQIEDILDKSENTVKKLIRQVLKKLKVKSSKEAVEKVNKLGIEKKTR